A window of the Calditrichia bacterium genome harbors these coding sequences:
- the tsf gene encoding translation elongation factor Ts translates to MANITAAQVKELRELTGAGMMDCKNALAETGGDMEKAVDFLRKKGIAKAEKKAGRDAKDGLVEAYIHPGGKLGVLIEVSCETDFVAKTDDFKELVKNVAMQVAATNPIAITRDQVDQKLIDHEMDIFKAQAKESGKPDHILEKIATGRLEKFYTENVLEEQAFIKDGDKTVKDYVTEVIAKLGENISIRKIARFRIGDE, encoded by the coding sequence ATGGCTAACATTACAGCAGCACAGGTAAAGGAGCTGCGCGAACTCACCGGTGCCGGTATGATGGACTGCAAAAATGCACTCGCTGAAACTGGCGGCGATATGGAAAAAGCAGTTGATTTCCTTCGCAAAAAAGGTATTGCCAAAGCAGAAAAAAAAGCCGGACGTGATGCAAAAGACGGTCTTGTTGAAGCATATATCCACCCGGGTGGAAAGTTAGGCGTTTTGATCGAAGTCAGTTGCGAAACAGATTTCGTGGCTAAAACTGATGATTTCAAAGAATTGGTGAAAAACGTGGCGATGCAAGTTGCCGCAACCAATCCCATCGCCATTACGCGTGATCAGGTCGATCAAAAATTGATCGATCATGAAATGGATATTTTTAAAGCCCAGGCGAAAGAATCTGGTAAACCAGACCATATTCTCGAAAAAATCGCCACCGGACGTTTGGAAAAATTCTACACCGAAAATGTTCTGGAAGAACAGGCTTTCATCAAAGATGGCGACAAAACAGTAAAAGATTATGTAACGGAAGTTATCGCCAAATTGGGTGAAAATATTTCTATCCGCAAAATCGCACGCTTTCGTATTGGAGATGAATAA
- the thrA gene encoding bifunctional aspartate kinase/homoserine dehydrogenase I: protein MRVLKFGGTSVGTPERVKNVVDILIKGQEKQPLAVIVSAFSGVTDQLIEMCTIASRGDEKYLTILDKFIEKHNQFADALLGNERQTIAKLFDAKIANLRDLLHGIFLLKELSLKSLDFVMCFGEWFSCQIITAKLREAAVSAEFVDARKLVRTDARFGSARVDFATTSELTNYYFTASEKRVQVITGFCGATENGETTTLGRSGSDYSAAIFGAALNAPEIEIWTDVDGVMTADPRKVPEAFTQPVLSYEEALEMSHFGAKVIHPPTMLPAMRKNIPIRILNTFNPDFPGTLIRRNLAENGGEKPESHITHAIKGVTSISRVGLLRIEGTGMIGVAGTSMRIFSALAAAGINVILITQASSEHSICLAVAPGDAKSARELLNEEFELEIQANRINPPVLEENLSIVAIVGENMRHTPGISGRFFNALGSRKINVVAIAQGSSELNISVVISAADETRAVRAIHEAFFGRISHRLNVLVAGIGLVGGTLLQQIAENQERLRTENDSEIRVVGIANSRKALLNPKGISLENWPTDFAKSAETASIENTVNNLISLNLPNCVFVDCSASETVVAQYATLLNHEISVVTPNKKAAAGTFDDFANLKKICARSGAKFLYETNVGAGLPVISTLKDLHNSGDRIIKIEGVLSGTLSYIFNRFDGSTPFSAVVREAQQLGYTEPDPRDDLNGLDVARKLLILAREAGLRIELSDIALENLVSDSAGKAKTVDEFFEKLAADDAQFAEKQSAAQRVKKRLRYIATLENGNATVQLIAVDDSHPFFNLTGSDNMISFTTERYRENPLVVRGPGAGAAVTAAGVFADIIRIIQ, encoded by the coding sequence ATTCGTGTACTGAAATTTGGTGGAACCTCTGTCGGAACGCCGGAACGGGTAAAAAATGTTGTTGATATTTTGATAAAAGGGCAGGAAAAACAACCACTTGCAGTAATTGTTTCTGCATTTAGCGGTGTTACAGATCAGCTCATCGAAATGTGCACTATTGCCAGCCGTGGTGACGAAAAGTATCTGACTATTTTGGATAAATTCATCGAAAAACACAACCAGTTTGCAGATGCATTGCTCGGAAACGAGCGACAAACCATTGCAAAACTGTTCGATGCGAAAATTGCCAATTTACGGGATTTATTGCACGGTATTTTTTTACTGAAAGAATTATCGCTGAAATCGCTGGATTTTGTGATGTGCTTCGGTGAATGGTTTTCCTGCCAGATTATCACCGCAAAACTGCGCGAAGCTGCTGTTTCTGCTGAATTTGTAGATGCCAGAAAACTGGTGCGCACCGATGCACGTTTCGGTAGTGCGCGGGTCGATTTCGCAACAACCAGCGAGTTGACCAACTACTATTTTACGGCATCCGAAAAACGGGTGCAGGTTATCACGGGATTTTGCGGCGCCACCGAAAACGGCGAAACCACCACTCTCGGACGCAGCGGTTCGGATTACAGCGCAGCCATTTTTGGCGCAGCGCTCAACGCACCGGAAATCGAAATCTGGACGGATGTGGACGGCGTAATGACCGCCGATCCCCGAAAAGTACCGGAGGCATTTACCCAACCGGTGCTGTCGTATGAGGAAGCGTTGGAAATGTCCCATTTTGGCGCAAAGGTGATTCATCCGCCAACCATGCTCCCGGCAATGCGCAAAAATATCCCGATTCGAATTTTGAACACCTTCAATCCTGATTTTCCTGGCACGCTTATCCGGCGAAATTTAGCCGAAAATGGCGGCGAAAAACCCGAATCGCATATCACACATGCGATCAAAGGGGTCACATCTATTTCCCGGGTGGGATTATTGCGCATCGAGGGTACCGGAATGATCGGCGTTGCCGGCACATCGATGCGTATCTTCAGCGCGCTGGCGGCGGCGGGAATCAACGTCATTTTGATTACACAAGCATCGTCCGAACATTCGATTTGTCTCGCGGTTGCTCCAGGCGACGCCAAATCCGCCCGCGAACTGCTGAACGAAGAATTTGAACTGGAAATTCAGGCCAACCGGATCAACCCGCCGGTTTTGGAAGAGAATTTAAGTATTGTCGCGATCGTTGGCGAAAATATGCGCCACACGCCCGGTATTTCCGGCAGATTTTTCAACGCGTTGGGCAGCCGCAAAATAAACGTTGTGGCAATTGCGCAGGGTTCATCGGAGCTGAATATTTCTGTCGTGATTTCCGCGGCGGACGAAACCCGCGCGGTGCGTGCCATTCACGAGGCATTTTTTGGCAGGATTTCGCATCGATTGAACGTGCTGGTTGCCGGAATCGGTTTGGTGGGCGGAACGTTGCTCCAACAAATCGCCGAAAATCAGGAGCGATTGCGCACGGAAAATGATTCGGAAATCCGGGTTGTCGGCATCGCCAATTCACGAAAAGCATTGCTGAATCCTAAAGGAATTTCGCTGGAAAACTGGCCAACGGATTTCGCAAAATCAGCGGAAACTGCGTCCATTGAAAACACCGTTAACAATTTGATTTCACTAAACTTACCAAATTGTGTTTTTGTGGATTGCAGCGCCAGCGAAACGGTTGTGGCGCAATATGCGACACTGCTGAATCACGAAATTTCTGTGGTCACACCCAACAAAAAAGCCGCCGCCGGAACCTTTGATGATTTTGCAAATCTGAAAAAAATTTGTGCCCGCAGCGGCGCAAAATTTCTTTACGAAACCAATGTTGGTGCCGGATTACCGGTGATCAGCACCTTAAAAGATTTGCACAACAGCGGCGACCGGATCATCAAAATTGAAGGTGTTTTGTCCGGAACTTTGAGTTACATTTTTAATCGATTCGACGGATCGACGCCGTTTAGCGCAGTTGTTCGCGAGGCGCAGCAGTTGGGCTACACCGAGCCGGATCCCCGTGATGATTTGAACGGTTTGGACGTTGCCCGAAAGCTGCTCATTCTCGCCAGAGAAGCCGGATTGCGCATTGAGTTGAGCGATATCGCGCTGGAAAATCTGGTCAGCGACAGCGCCGGAAAAGCCAAAACGGTCGATGAATTTTTCGAAAAACTGGCCGCAGATGACGCACAATTCGCGGAAAAACAATCGGCGGCGCAACGGGTGAAAAAACGGCTGCGTTACATCGCTACGCTGGAGAACGGCAACGCGACTGTCCAATTAATCGCGGTTGATGATTCGCACCCGTTTTTCAACCTGACCGGCAGCGACAACATGATCAGCTTCACCACCGAGCGATACCGGGAAAACCCGCTGGTGGTCCGTGGACCGGGCGCCGGAGCTGCCGTTACGGCTGCGGGTGTTTTTGCAGATATTATTCGTATCATCCAATAA
- the thrC gene encoding threonine synthase gives MKFYSTNNSAHRVDFRDAVLTGLPPDNGLYMPENIPQIPVEKIRAFGQMTFQEIANVMADNLLSESIEPHVLRKVIETAINFDAPLVPVEPDIFSLELFHGPTLAFKDFAARFMAQLMGHFVQNDDRELTILVATSGDTGSAVANGFYRVPGIRVIVLYPSGKVSQIQEKQLTTLGENIIALEIDGTFDECQTLVKQAFLDGELQKNFRLTSANSINIARLIPQSFYYGYAWSRLPKPFGDSVFSVPSGNFGNLTAGLMATIAGVPITRFVAATNVNDVVPAYLQNGEFLPKPSVHTISNAMDVGNPSNFVRMLALFNHDLNRIRKSVSGFAFTDEETRKTMREIYDRTGYVLDPHGAVGYLGLQQFLARQTGKWQGVFLETAHPVKFLDVVESTIGISPEIPAQLTEALSKEKIARSLPSEFSIFKNYLMDALRK, from the coding sequence ATGAAATTTTACAGCACCAATAATTCTGCCCATCGCGTTGATTTTCGTGATGCTGTTTTGACCGGATTGCCGCCGGATAACGGGCTATACATGCCCGAAAACATCCCGCAAATTCCGGTTGAAAAAATCCGCGCTTTCGGACAAATGACGTTTCAGGAAATTGCAAACGTGATGGCAGATAACCTGCTTTCGGAAAGCATCGAGCCGCATGTTTTACGGAAAGTGATCGAAACGGCCATTAATTTTGACGCACCGCTGGTTCCTGTCGAACCGGATATTTTTTCGCTGGAATTGTTTCACGGGCCGACGCTCGCATTCAAGGATTTTGCAGCGCGATTTATGGCGCAATTGATGGGTCATTTTGTGCAAAATGACGACCGCGAACTTACGATTTTAGTAGCAACTTCCGGTGATACGGGAAGTGCGGTTGCCAACGGTTTTTATCGCGTTCCGGGAATTCGGGTGATCGTGTTGTATCCTTCCGGCAAGGTGAGCCAAATTCAGGAAAAACAGCTAACTACGCTCGGCGAAAATATCATTGCGCTGGAAATTGACGGCACATTTGACGAGTGCCAAACGTTGGTGAAACAGGCGTTTTTGGATGGCGAATTGCAGAAAAATTTCCGGTTGACATCTGCAAATTCTATCAACATCGCACGGTTGATTCCGCAATCATTTTATTACGGTTACGCGTGGTCGCGATTGCCCAAACCATTTGGCGATTCGGTGTTTTCGGTGCCGAGCGGCAATTTTGGCAATCTCACCGCAGGGTTGATGGCAACAATTGCGGGCGTGCCGATCACCCGATTTGTCGCCGCAACCAACGTGAATGATGTTGTTCCGGCATATTTGCAAAACGGGGAATTTTTGCCGAAACCGTCGGTTCACACTATCTCGAATGCAATGGATGTGGGGAACCCCAGTAATTTTGTGCGAATGCTCGCGTTGTTCAATCACGATTTGAACCGAATCAGAAAATCGGTTTCCGGATTTGCATTTACGGACGAGGAAACCCGCAAAACAATGCGGGAAATTTACGATCGAACAGGCTATGTTTTGGATCCGCACGGCGCGGTCGGATATTTGGGGTTGCAACAATTTCTCGCCCGGCAAACCGGGAAATGGCAGGGTGTTTTTCTGGAAACTGCGCATCCGGTCAAATTTCTCGATGTGGTGGAATCAACCATCGGAATCTCACCGGAAATTCCGGCACAACTGACGGAAGCGCTGTCAAAAGAAAAAATTGCTCGCTCGCTGCCAAGCGAATTTTCGATATTTAAAAATTATTTGATGGATGCTCTGCGAAAGTAG
- a CDS encoding electron transfer flavoprotein subunit beta/FixA family protein: protein MNIAVCVKQTPDTTTKVTIAGDGKSVADDGIQWIINPYDEFAIEEALKLTEKNGGEVTIVTLGSASAEKTIREALAMGAHKAVRINVERVPDDPLVTAKALAETLKDGNFDLIFLGRQAIDDDHGQMPQLVATALDLPCVTVVIGLEIDGSSGTATREIEGGSERVSFGLPAVIGANRKLNEPRYRSLKGIMQAKKKSIDVKEVSLTAPKMVIEKIAYPPAKDAGKIFTNGAEDAAEVVRLLREEAKVI, encoded by the coding sequence GTGAACATAGCTGTATGCGTAAAACAAACGCCGGATACAACAACAAAAGTAACCATTGCCGGCGATGGAAAATCGGTGGCAGATGACGGTATTCAATGGATCATCAATCCTTACGATGAATTTGCAATTGAAGAAGCGTTGAAACTCACCGAAAAAAACGGTGGTGAAGTTACCATTGTCACTTTAGGTTCGGCAAGCGCCGAAAAAACCATTCGCGAAGCATTGGCGATGGGTGCCCACAAAGCGGTGCGAATCAATGTTGAGCGAGTCCCGGATGATCCGCTGGTTACCGCAAAAGCACTCGCCGAAACGTTGAAAGACGGCAATTTCGATCTGATTTTTCTCGGTCGCCAAGCGATCGATGACGACCACGGTCAGATGCCGCAATTGGTTGCAACCGCACTCGATTTGCCCTGCGTTACCGTCGTCATCGGACTGGAAATTGACGGCAGCAGCGGAACTGCAACGCGCGAAATCGAAGGTGGTTCCGAGCGTGTTTCCTTTGGTTTACCCGCTGTTATCGGTGCAAACCGAAAGTTGAACGAACCGCGATATCGTTCACTAAAAGGCATTATGCAGGCGAAAAAGAAATCGATTGATGTGAAAGAAGTTTCATTGACCGCACCCAAAATGGTGATTGAAAAAATTGCCTATCCACCGGCGAAAGACGCGGGTAAAATATTCACCAACGGTGCGGAAGACGCCGCAGAAGTCGTGCGTTTGCTCCGCGAAGAAGCCAAAGTGATTTAA
- a CDS encoding UMP kinase, which yields MTGRPHYKRILLKLSGESLAGEDKFGIQLPVLRRYAEEIRNVAETGVQVGIVVGGGNIFRGISEAAREMDRVSADYMGMLATVINSMAMQNALENIGLDTRVQTAIRMSQIAEPFIRRKAINDLAKGRVVIFAAGTGNPYFTTDTAAVLRAVEIKADVILKGTRVDGVYTADPEKDPTAIKFDELPYMQVVKEGLKVMDGTAITLSMENQLPIIVFNMDEPGNLMRVVMGEPIGTKVRG from the coding sequence ATGACAGGTCGCCCTCATTACAAAAGGATCTTGTTAAAACTGAGCGGTGAGTCATTAGCCGGTGAAGATAAATTTGGTATTCAATTACCTGTTTTGCGGCGTTATGCAGAAGAAATTCGCAATGTAGCAGAAACAGGTGTACAGGTTGGCATCGTTGTTGGCGGCGGAAATATCTTTAGGGGTATTTCCGAAGCCGCTCGCGAAATGGACAGAGTTTCCGCAGATTATATGGGAATGCTCGCCACTGTTATCAACTCGATGGCAATGCAGAATGCATTGGAAAACATCGGGCTGGATACGCGGGTGCAAACAGCCATCCGGATGAGCCAAATTGCCGAACCATTTATTCGACGCAAAGCGATTAACGATCTTGCAAAAGGGCGCGTTGTTATTTTTGCTGCAGGTACCGGAAATCCATATTTTACAACCGATACTGCAGCTGTTTTACGTGCTGTGGAAATCAAGGCGGATGTCATATTAAAAGGAACACGGGTCGATGGCGTTTATACCGCCGACCCCGAAAAAGATCCGACCGCAATTAAATTTGACGAATTGCCGTATATGCAAGTTGTTAAAGAAGGATTGAAGGTTATGGATGGCACTGCAATTACACTCTCTATGGAGAACCAATTGCCCATAATTGTGTTTAATATGGATGAACCCGGCAATTTAATGCGGGTAGTTATGGGTGAACCTATTGGAACAAAGGTAAGAGGTTAA
- the rpsI gene encoding 30S ribosomal protein S9 encodes MEVYVATGRRKSSVARVRLKPGSGKIVVNGREVLDYFKRETLKMVIEQPFEFTNTLGKFDIDANIIGGGLAGQAGALRLGISRAMLEYDVNLRGELKAAGFLTRDSREVERKKYGQPKARKRFQFSKR; translated from the coding sequence ATGGAAGTTTATGTCGCAACAGGACGGCGCAAGTCCTCCGTCGCGAGAGTCCGGCTGAAGCCCGGAAGTGGCAAAATTGTTGTCAATGGTCGCGAAGTTTTGGATTATTTTAAACGCGAAACGCTTAAAATGGTTATTGAACAACCTTTCGAATTTACCAATACGTTGGGAAAATTTGATATCGATGCCAATATCATTGGCGGTGGACTTGCCGGACAGGCTGGCGCACTGCGTTTGGGCATTTCCCGTGCGATGCTGGAATATGATGTTAATCTCCGTGGCGAACTGAAAGCCGCCGGATTTTTAACTCGCGATTCCCGTGAAGTTGAACGTAAAAAATACGGTCAGCCGAAAGCACGTAAGCGTTTCCAGTTCTCCAAACGTTAA
- the rplM gene encoding 50S ribosomal protein L13: MRTDYSKPDQIIADQKWFVVDGEDVVLGRLASNIARILQGKHKPNYAPHQDVGDFVVVLNANKVRLTGNKADQKTYFSHSGYPGGGKETPYKRMIAKRPEYVIEHAVRLMLPKNALGRKMLKKLKVYPGTNHPHDAQQPQTLTF; the protein is encoded by the coding sequence GTGAGAACTGATTATTCGAAACCAGATCAGATAATTGCTGATCAAAAGTGGTTTGTGGTGGATGGCGAAGATGTTGTATTGGGTCGTCTCGCATCCAACATTGCCCGCATTTTGCAGGGTAAGCACAAACCGAACTACGCACCGCATCAGGATGTTGGCGATTTTGTCGTTGTTCTGAATGCCAACAAAGTGCGGTTAACCGGCAACAAAGCCGATCAAAAAACATATTTCTCCCACTCCGGTTATCCCGGCGGCGGAAAAGAGACGCCTTATAAACGAATGATAGCAAAGCGTCCTGAATATGTGATTGAACATGCAGTACGGTTGATGCTCCCAAAAAATGCACTGGGTCGCAAGATGCTCAAAAAGCTGAAAGTGTATCCCGGAACAAATCATCCGCATGATGCGCAACAACCCCAAACCCTAACTTTTTAA
- the frr gene encoding ribosome recycling factor: MTLDSILKDAEERMSKSLEHLQHELATVRTGRATPSLLDSVKVEYYGSLMPINQVATVSAPEPRLIVVQPWEKRLIPDIEKAILGSDLGLNPGNDGNVIRLPIPELSEERRQSLLKLVKKFCEDCRVAVRNVRRDANEHIKKLEKSHEISEDNSHDGQDQIQKLTDKYIQDVDDLLAQKEKEVLTN, translated from the coding sequence ATGACACTTGACAGCATTTTAAAGGATGCCGAAGAGCGCATGTCTAAATCGCTTGAGCATTTACAGCATGAACTTGCGACCGTTCGCACTGGCAGGGCAACGCCGTCATTGTTGGATTCAGTGAAAGTTGAATATTATGGCTCATTAATGCCAATCAATCAGGTTGCAACGGTTTCAGCACCGGAACCTCGGTTAATTGTCGTTCAGCCGTGGGAAAAGCGGTTGATTCCCGATATCGAAAAAGCGATCCTCGGCTCAGATCTGGGATTAAACCCGGGAAACGATGGCAACGTCATCCGTTTGCCTATCCCTGAACTCAGCGAAGAACGTCGGCAAAGCCTGTTGAAACTGGTGAAAAAGTTTTGCGAAGACTGCCGTGTTGCGGTGCGAAATGTTCGGCGAGATGCCAATGAGCACATCAAGAAATTGGAAAAATCTCACGAAATTTCGGAAGACAACAGCCACGATGGTCAGGATCAGATCCAGAAACTGACAGACAAATACATACAGGATGTTGACGATTTGTTGGCACAAAAAGAAAAAGAAGTGCTCACAAACTAA
- the rpsB gene encoding 30S ribosomal protein S2, giving the protein MKATLEDLLKSGVHFGHLTRRWNPKMRPYIFMERNNIHIIDLKKTLEHLQTAYNAIKETVMNGEPVLFVGTKQQAQNIIVSEATRAGMPYMTERWLGGTLTNFSTIKKSIRKLENLEKMVSDGTADKLTKKERLMIDREIEKMKKVFAGIQEMKRLPGAIFVVDTKKEEIAVKEGRKLGIPIFAIVDTNCDPDEIDFPIPGNDDSTKAIGIITKTIADAAVDATAELEARRSAEKEDVKKD; this is encoded by the coding sequence ATGAAAGCAACATTAGAAGATTTGCTAAAAAGCGGTGTGCATTTTGGACACCTCACCCGCCGCTGGAATCCCAAGATGCGCCCATACATTTTTATGGAACGCAACAATATTCACATCATCGATCTGAAAAAAACGCTCGAACATTTGCAAACAGCTTACAATGCGATTAAAGAGACTGTGATGAATGGCGAACCGGTTTTGTTTGTCGGTACCAAACAGCAGGCTCAAAATATCATTGTTTCAGAAGCTACCCGTGCGGGCATGCCTTATATGACCGAACGCTGGCTTGGTGGCACACTCACAAACTTTTCGACCATCAAGAAAAGCATTCGTAAACTTGAAAATCTGGAAAAGATGGTCAGCGACGGCACTGCGGACAAACTCACCAAAAAAGAACGCCTCATGATTGATCGCGAAATCGAGAAAATGAAAAAGGTGTTTGCCGGCATTCAGGAAATGAAGCGGCTTCCCGGTGCGATTTTTGTCGTTGATACCAAAAAAGAAGAAATTGCCGTGAAAGAAGGACGCAAACTCGGCATACCTATTTTCGCAATCGTAGATACAAATTGCGATCCCGATGAAATTGATTTCCCGATTCCCGGAAACGACGATTCAACCAAAGCTATCGGCATTATCACCAAAACGATTGCCGATGCCGCAGTTGATGCAACCGCAGAACTGGAAGCACGTCGCTCCGCCGAAAAGGAAGATGTAAAGAAAGATTAA
- a CDS encoding homoserine kinase, with product MNSEITIFAPATVANVACGFDVMGFAIEHLGDRVTARLSEQPGVKIAAIHGDNGRLPLDLHKNTAGVAVMKLLETLDQVTNLEIEIYKEMPLASGMGSSAASAVAAVVAVNELLGAPLSYRELLPVAMEGETVASGLAHADNIAPALLGGIILIRSYDPLDVLQLPAPRELRCVILHPAIEIRTSDTRGKLPESIRLKDALSQVGNFGALVAGLLREDYDLIGRSLHDVIAEPCRSPLIPGFAQIKQAALDAGAFGCSISGSGPSIFAFCTNDDTAIAIGKAMQNACAAHGVESKYYCSRINPVGAVRV from the coding sequence ATGAACAGTGAAATTACTATTTTCGCACCCGCAACGGTTGCCAATGTCGCCTGCGGATTTGATGTGATGGGATTCGCCATTGAGCACCTCGGCGACCGGGTGACCGCCCGGCTCAGCGAACAGCCCGGCGTAAAAATCGCCGCCATTCACGGCGATAACGGACGATTGCCGCTGGATTTGCACAAAAATACCGCCGGCGTTGCAGTCATGAAATTGCTCGAAACCCTCGATCAGGTGACCAATCTCGAGATCGAAATTTACAAAGAAATGCCGTTGGCCAGCGGAATGGGCTCCAGCGCTGCCAGTGCGGTTGCAGCCGTAGTTGCAGTCAACGAATTGTTGGGCGCTCCGTTAAGCTACCGCGAATTGCTGCCGGTTGCGATGGAAGGTGAAACGGTTGCATCCGGGCTGGCGCATGCGGATAATATCGCTCCGGCGCTGCTCGGTGGCATCATTTTAATTCGCAGCTACGATCCGCTGGATGTGCTGCAATTGCCCGCACCGAGGGAATTGCGCTGTGTCATTTTGCATCCCGCAATCGAAATCCGCACATCCGATACGCGCGGCAAATTACCGGAAAGCATTCGCCTAAAAGATGCATTGTCGCAAGTTGGAAATTTCGGCGCACTCGTTGCCGGATTGTTACGAGAGGATTACGATTTGATCGGTCGCTCGCTGCACGATGTAATTGCCGAACCCTGCCGGTCCCCGCTGATTCCCGGATTTGCCCAAATCAAACAAGCCGCACTGGACGCAGGCGCTTTCGGATGCAGCATTTCCGGTTCCGGGCCATCTATTTTTGCATTTTGCACCAACGATGACACCGCAATTGCAATCGGAAAAGCCATGCAAAACGCATGCGCAGCTCACGGTGTCGAGAGCAAATATTATTGTTCGCGAATTAATCCGGTTGGCGCCGTTCGCGTTTAA
- a CDS encoding electron transfer flavoprotein subunit alpha/FixB family protein — MANIVVIAESSAGKLKTVSYEMFTAAKQMADATGGSATAVVLGPDAASLANEAGKYGIANAVAIEDSKLSKYSPDVAAKAVATVAKEKGADVVIAAATFTGKDLLARVSMLLDAGLAQDCVSFRADGGKFIFTRPMYAGKVLADISIQSTPALATLRPKSVKAVESATAVSVETMSPALPDPKAVVEEVATGEGGKIDVTQADIVVSGGRGLKGPENWQLIEKLADALGAATGCSRPVSDEGWRPHGEHVGQTGKTVSPQLYIAAGISGAIQHIAGISSSKFIVAINKDADAPIFKVADYGIVGDLFEVLPAMTEAVKHIKSGE, encoded by the coding sequence ATGGCAAACATTGTTGTAATCGCTGAAAGTTCAGCGGGAAAACTGAAAACAGTCAGTTACGAAATGTTCACCGCTGCAAAACAAATGGCAGATGCAACCGGCGGCAGCGCAACTGCTGTGGTGCTCGGTCCGGATGCAGCGTCGCTGGCAAATGAAGCCGGCAAATACGGCATTGCCAATGCCGTTGCAATCGAAGATAGCAAACTATCAAAATACAGCCCGGATGTTGCAGCAAAAGCAGTAGCAACTGTTGCAAAAGAAAAAGGCGCAGATGTGGTTATCGCTGCGGCAACGTTTACCGGTAAAGATTTGCTGGCACGCGTATCGATGCTGCTGGATGCCGGATTGGCGCAGGATTGCGTCAGTTTTCGCGCCGATGGTGGTAAATTTATATTCACCCGACCGATGTATGCCGGAAAAGTTTTGGCAGATATTAGCATCCAGTCAACACCAGCGCTGGCGACCCTTCGCCCCAAAAGTGTAAAGGCGGTGGAATCCGCAACTGCTGTTTCCGTTGAAACGATGTCCCCTGCCCTGCCCGATCCGAAAGCAGTTGTCGAAGAAGTTGCAACCGGCGAAGGCGGCAAAATTGACGTAACGCAGGCAGATATCGTTGTCAGCGGCGGTCGCGGGCTGAAAGGTCCGGAGAACTGGCAGCTCATCGAAAAGCTGGCGGATGCGTTAGGCGCTGCCACAGGCTGTTCCCGACCCGTTTCTGACGAAGGCTGGCGTCCGCACGGCGAACACGTCGGGCAAACCGGAAAAACGGTTTCCCCTCAATTATATATCGCCGCCGGAATTTCCGGAGCCATTCAGCACATCGCGGGAATTTCGTCTTCGAAATTCATTGTTGCGATCAACAAAGATGCCGATGCACCAATTTTCAAAGTGGCAGATTACGGCATCGTTGGCGATTTGTTCGAAGTTCTGCCCGCAATGACCGAAGCTGTGAAGCATATTAAATCGGGCGAATAA